In the Tindallia magadiensis genome, TTAGAAAAAAAGGAAAAGGAGACAGCGAATCAGAAACTTCAAGAACAGTTGTTGCACGCAGATCGACTTGCGACCATAGGCCAGCTTTCTGCAGGAGTAGCTCATGAAATTAACGAACCTCTAGGGGCTATTATTGGGTTTAGTCAGCTTATTCAAAATGAAACCCAGGAAGAACGTACCAGAAAAGATCTAGATAAAATGATGAAATCAGCCCTTCATGCCAGAGAGATCATCCGAAAACTTTTAGTCTTTGCAAGAGAACCCGGTGCTGAAAAACAACGAAAAAAGATCAATCAGGTGATCGAAGAAGGACTCGTTTTTCTAGAGAGTCGTTTGCTAAAACAGGGAATAACCTTGGTGAAAAAGTTTTCAAATGGACTTCCGGAAGTAATGGTTGATGCCAGACAAATCCATCAGGTCATCATTAACGTGACTGTTAACAGTATGCAAGCCATGCCGGAGGGTGGAGAGCTTACGATTGAAACAGGAATGGAAAAGGGATGGTGGATGATCAAAATAACCGACACAGGGATGGGAATGAGTCCGGAAGTACAAGACAAAATGTTTCTTCCTTTTTTTACGACTAAGGAAGTGAATGAAGGGACAGGCCTAGGTTTATCGGTTGTTCATGGGATTGTTACGGATCATAACGGTGCGATAGAGGTGAAAAGCAAATTGGGAGAAGGAACAGAAATTACCTTACGCTTCCCTCAAGAGCTGGCAGGAAAGGAGATGCAACCCTGAGATGAAGGATAGAAGGAGAGAAATCCTAATCGTGGATGATTCGCCGGACACATTGGAAATGCTGGAACGAAAACTCAGTAAAAAAGGATATTGTACGTATCTTGCCAGCCATGCGGAAAGCGCCCTGTCCATTATTGAAGAGCAATCAATCGATCTGGTGATTACAGATTTGAAAATGCCTAGGCAGAGTGGTTTAGACCTGATTAAAGCGATTCGGGATCGGGATGCAGATATAAAAATAATAATGATGACTGGCTACCCTACGGTGGAGAGTGCCGTTGATGCGGTAAAAGGAGGAGCAGAAGAGTATCTTTCCAAACCCTTTACAGATCAGGAGTTTTTTGAATGTTTTAATAGGGTGATGGAAAGAATACAAGACATTCATTGGGCGGAAACAGAAAGTCATGCGACGGAAAATCCTTACGGAATAGTAGCCGTATCGGAGCCTATGAAAAAGGTGTTTCGACTAATTGAGAAATCGGCTGAAAACCCGGTAACGGTGTTGATTAGCGGGGAAAGTGGCACGGGAAAAGAATTGGTGGCTCGTGCCATTCATTACAGAAGCCTTCGGGCAAAAGCACCTTTTGTGCCAGTTAACTGTGGAGCAATTCCGGAAACTTTGTTAGAAAGTGAACTATTTGGATACTTAAAAGGATCTTTTACAGGTGCTACTGAAACGAGAGCCGGATTTTTTATTACCGCTGATGGAGGAACTTTGCTGTTGGATGAAATAGGAGAAACGTCTTTGAATATGCAGGTAAAACTTCTGCGAGTTATTGAAAATCAGCAAGTACTAATGATTGGATCCCAGCAACCAAGAGAAATAAATGTGAGAATTATTGCAGCTACCAATAAAGACCTTAGAAGTCTGGTAGAGCAAAAGTCTTTCCGGGAAGATTTGTATTATCGGCTTAATATCATTAATATCGAACTGCCTCCGCTTAGGGAGAGGGGAGAAGATATTGTAGTGCTAGCTAATTTTTTTCTCCAGAAATATTCAGCAAAAATGAACGGAAAAACCTCTGTTTTTTCTGAGGAAGCTTTAGAAGTAATGAAAAAATACGATTGGCCAGGAAATGTTCGGGAATTAGAAAACCTTGTGCAACGATTTGTAATAATGGTAGATCACCCTGTCATCAGAAAATCAGATTTACCATCCTTTATGAAAGCTGGAATTTCCATAGAAAGAGGCTTCGAAAGAACGTTGCAGGAAGTTGAGAAAGAGTATATGCAAGATGTACTGAACTATGTAGGTGGCAATAAAACAAAAGCGGCTGCAATTCTGGGGATTGATAGAAAAACACTGCGGAGAAAACTGGAGCAAAAAAGTACGGCGAGTAAAAATGACCCACAAGGATCAGACGGATAGGAAAAGAAAACAGCCTATGAGAAGGGAAACTCCTTTGGCATGGTTATTGCATAACAATAAAGGAAAGAGGGATCATTTTAGCTGAGGGGGTTTTAATAATGTTAACCAGAAAAAAAGATGATGAGAAAAAGCAACAGAGTATCAGTATGTGCCATAGTTGTGAACTTGAAAGAGATTGTGTCATGTCTCATGGAGGAGGCAATTTATATGCCTGTGATGAATACCAGCAAGTAGAAATGAAAAAGGAAAAACCAAACTATCAGGAAGAAATGAAAAATGTTGAAAAACTAGGACTATGTGCTACCTGTCAGGAAAAGAAAGAATGTCGGCAAAAGAGTCTACCGGGTGGAGTCTGGCATTGCGAAGAGTATCAATAGGGATAAAACCATAGCGGAACTTTTATAAAGATCTCGGGGCGCCTCATGCTTCGGGATCTTTATATTTAGCGAAAATAAAAATTGAAGAAAAATGAAGTAGAATGAAGAAAAAAAGAGAAAAAAGCAGATAATAAGAAATATAGACGATTATTGAGCAAAAGAAGGATGAATCTCAGGTTCTTTATTTTTGACTATCTTTGACCTTTGGCGCTATAATAAAATCAAACAAAAAAGAAAAATAAAAAAAGGAGGAGATCTTTTATGATGAACCATTTGGTACCATTCAGAAATCAAAGAAGAGGTCGCGATTTGGATACTTTGTTTGAACGGTTTTTCAATGACCCTATATTTGGAGATCATCGAATGGCACCGGCGATTCAGTCTGGCATTAAGGTAGACATTCAGGAAGAAGACGATAAATACTTGATGGAAGCGGAAATTCCAGGATTTACTAAAGAACAGATTAATATTCATTACGACAATGATCATCTCATTATATCGGCTGAAAAAGAAGATGAAGTGAACGAAGAAAAAGACAACTATATTTGCCGGGAACGGAAAATGGGAAGAGTTAGCCGAAGTTTTCATGTCAAAGATATTGATCCGGGAAAAATTGAAGCAAAGTATGAAAATGGTATCCTGAAAGTGACGATTCCTAAAGATCCGCAAAAAGAAACGAGAAAACAAATTGAAATCAAATAGTGGAGACTGCCATTACTGGGAACTTGGGTAGGTAGTAAGTCTCTGGATTGATAAGGAATGTACTCTGACAAGATGATTCTTGTGAGTGGTGGGGCTCCTGTGGTAAAATAGGATAATATTAGAATATAAATGAAAAGGAGCCCAAGGATGCCATATTTTATTGCATTTCTAGAAACTGTTGATAAAAAGA is a window encoding:
- a CDS encoding sigma-54-dependent transcriptional regulator, translating into MKDRRREILIVDDSPDTLEMLERKLSKKGYCTYLASHAESALSIIEEQSIDLVITDLKMPRQSGLDLIKAIRDRDADIKIIMMTGYPTVESAVDAVKGGAEEYLSKPFTDQEFFECFNRVMERIQDIHWAETESHATENPYGIVAVSEPMKKVFRLIEKSAENPVTVLISGESGTGKELVARAIHYRSLRAKAPFVPVNCGAIPETLLESELFGYLKGSFTGATETRAGFFITADGGTLLLDEIGETSLNMQVKLLRVIENQQVLMIGSQQPREINVRIIAATNKDLRSLVEQKSFREDLYYRLNIINIELPPLRERGEDIVVLANFFLQKYSAKMNGKTSVFSEEALEVMKKYDWPGNVRELENLVQRFVIMVDHPVIRKSDLPSFMKAGISIERGFERTLQEVEKEYMQDVLNYVGGNKTKAAAILGIDRKTLRRKLEQKSTASKNDPQGSDG
- a CDS encoding Hsp20/alpha crystallin family protein, coding for MMNHLVPFRNQRRGRDLDTLFERFFNDPIFGDHRMAPAIQSGIKVDIQEEDDKYLMEAEIPGFTKEQINIHYDNDHLIISAEKEDEVNEEKDNYICRERKMGRVSRSFHVKDIDPGKIEAKYENGILKVTIPKDPQKETRKQIEIK